Proteins co-encoded in one Cricetulus griseus strain 17A/GY chromosome 1 unlocalized genomic scaffold, alternate assembly CriGri-PICRH-1.0 chr1_1, whole genome shotgun sequence genomic window:
- the Scara3 gene encoding scavenger receptor class A member 3 isoform X3: protein MKVRSAGSDRDVLCITEEELAGEDEEMPSFPCTQEGRSGPRCSRCQKNLSLHTSVRILYLFLALLLVAVAVLASLVFRKVDSLSEDISLAQSIYNKKLVSMQENLQGLDPKALNNCSFCREAGQLGQEIRKLQEELEGLQKMLLAQEVQLDQTSQAHELLSTTSSQISQEMGSCSFSIHQVNQSLGLFLAQVRGWQATTAGMDTTLKDLTQECYDVRAAVHQINFTVGQTAEWIHGIQRKTDEETLTLQKMVTDWQNYTRLFGGLRSTSAKTGEMVKTIQATLGASSQRISQNSESMHDLVLQVMGLQLQLDNISSFLDDHEENMHDLQYHTRYAQNRTVERFESLEGRMASHEIEIGTIFTNINATDNHVHSMLKYLDDVRLSCTLGFHTHAEELYYLNKSVSLMLGTTDLLRERFSLLSARLDFNVRNLSMIMEEMKAVDTQHGEILRNVTIIRGQGMVNGGMERQYLEEFLESDICCCLDHSRVVITKPHLKHGETSEYLGPSIQHLHVLLPLSSFSH, encoded by the exons TGAGATCAGCTGGCAGTGACAGGGATGTACTGTGCATTACTGAAGAGGAGCTGGCTGGTGAAGACGAGGAAATGCCATCCTTCCCATGCACCCAAGAAG GTCGGTCGGGACCCCGCTGCAGCCGCTGTCAAAAGAACCTGTCTTTGCACACGTCGGTGAGGATTCTGTACCTCTTCCTGGCTCTGCTCCTTGTGGCCGTGGCTGTGCTGGCCTCTCTGG ttttTAGGAAGGTGGACTCTCTTTCAGAAGACATCTCCTTGGCCCAGTCAATCTATAATAAGAAGCTTGTGTCGATGCAAGAAAATCTTCAAGGACTGG ACCCAAAAGCCCTGAACAATTGCTCCTTTTGCCGTGAGGCTGGGCAGCTGGGGCAGGAGATCAGGAAGCTCCAAGAGGAGCTGGAGGGGCTTCAGAAGATGCTGCTGGCCCAGGAGGTCCAGCTGGACCAGACCTCCCAGGCCCATGAGCTGCTCTCCACCACAAGCAGTCAAATCTCCCAGGAGATGGGCAGTTGTTCCTTCTCCATCCACCAGGTAAATCAGTCCCTGGGACTCTTCCTGGCACAGGTGAGGGGCTGGCAGGCCACAACAGCCGGCATGGACACAACTCTGAAGGACCTTACCCAGGAGTGCTATGACGTCAGGGCTGCTGTACACCAGATCAATTTCACAGTGGGCCAGACGGCTGAGTGGATCCATGGGATCCAGCGGAAGACAGACGAGGAGACTCTGACCCTACAGAAGATGGTCACGGACTGGCAGAACTACACAAGGCTCTTTGGGGGTCTGCGCAGCACTTCTGCCAAGACTGGAGAAATGGTCAAGACCATTCAGGCCACCCTGGGGGCCTCCTCGCAACGCATTAGCCAGAATTCTGAGAGCATGCATGACCTGGTGTTGCAGGTCATGGGCCTGCAGCTACAGCTGGACAATATCTCCTCCTTTTTGGATGACCATGAGGAGAACATGCATGACCTCCAATACCACACCCGATATGCCCAGAACCGCACAGTGGAGAGGTTTGAGTCTCTGGAAGGACGCATGGCTTCACATGAGATCGAAATAGGCACCATCTTCACCAATATCAACGCCACTGACAATCACGTGCATAGCATGCTCAAGTACCTGGATGATGTGCGGCTGTCCTGCACCCTGGGCTTCCATACCCACGCTGAGGAACTCTACTACCTAAATAAGTCCGTCTCCCTCATGCTGGGCACCACAGATTTGCTCAGGGAGCGCTTCAGTCTGCTCAGTGCTCGCTTGGATTTCAATGTCCGAAACCTCTCCATGATCATGGAGGAGATGAAGGCTGTGGACACACAGCATGGAGAAATTCTTCGAAATGTCACCATTATCCGAG GGCAAGGGATGGTgaatggagggatggagagacaATACCTGGAGGAATTCTTGGAGTCTGACATTTGCTGTTGCCTTGATCATAGCAGAGTTGTCATTACAAAACCACATCTTAAGCATGGTGAGACATCTGAGTACTTGGGACCCTCAATTCAACATCTTCATGTTTTACTGCCACTGAGCTCATTTTCTCATTGA
- the Scara3 gene encoding scavenger receptor class A member 3 isoform X2, with protein MKVRSAGSDRDVLCITEEELAGEDEEMPSFPCTQEGRSGPRCSRCQKNLSLHTSVRILYLFLALLLVAVAVLASLVFRKVDSLSEDISLAQSIYNKKLVSMQENLQGLDPKALNNCSFCREAGQLGQEIRKLQEELEGLQKMLLAQEVQLDQTSQAHELLSTTSSQISQEMGSCSFSIHQVNQSLGLFLAQVRGWQATTAGMDTTLKDLTQECYDVRAAVHQINFTVGQTAEWIHGIQRKTDEETLTLQKMVTDWQNYTRLFGGLRSTSAKTGEMVKTIQATLGASSQRISQNSESMHDLVLQVMGLQLQLDNISSFLDDHEENMHDLQYHTRYAQNRTVERFESLEGRMASHEIEIGTIFTNINATDNHVHSMLKYLDDVRLSCTLGFHTHAEELYYLNKSVSLMLGTTDLLRERFSLLSARLDFNVRNLSMIMEEMKAVDTQHGEILRNVTIIRGVPGPPGPRGLKGDAGIKGPLGNRGPKGDSGSLGPPGRQGPQGPPGEPGPVGERGPAGPRGFSGLKGSKGSFGTGGPRGQPGPKGDVGPPGPEGPPGSPGPSGPQGKPGISGKTGSPGQRGATGPKGEPGIQGPPGLPGPPGPPGNSSPY; from the exons TGAGATCAGCTGGCAGTGACAGGGATGTACTGTGCATTACTGAAGAGGAGCTGGCTGGTGAAGACGAGGAAATGCCATCCTTCCCATGCACCCAAGAAG GTCGGTCGGGACCCCGCTGCAGCCGCTGTCAAAAGAACCTGTCTTTGCACACGTCGGTGAGGATTCTGTACCTCTTCCTGGCTCTGCTCCTTGTGGCCGTGGCTGTGCTGGCCTCTCTGG ttttTAGGAAGGTGGACTCTCTTTCAGAAGACATCTCCTTGGCCCAGTCAATCTATAATAAGAAGCTTGTGTCGATGCAAGAAAATCTTCAAGGACTGG ACCCAAAAGCCCTGAACAATTGCTCCTTTTGCCGTGAGGCTGGGCAGCTGGGGCAGGAGATCAGGAAGCTCCAAGAGGAGCTGGAGGGGCTTCAGAAGATGCTGCTGGCCCAGGAGGTCCAGCTGGACCAGACCTCCCAGGCCCATGAGCTGCTCTCCACCACAAGCAGTCAAATCTCCCAGGAGATGGGCAGTTGTTCCTTCTCCATCCACCAGGTAAATCAGTCCCTGGGACTCTTCCTGGCACAGGTGAGGGGCTGGCAGGCCACAACAGCCGGCATGGACACAACTCTGAAGGACCTTACCCAGGAGTGCTATGACGTCAGGGCTGCTGTACACCAGATCAATTTCACAGTGGGCCAGACGGCTGAGTGGATCCATGGGATCCAGCGGAAGACAGACGAGGAGACTCTGACCCTACAGAAGATGGTCACGGACTGGCAGAACTACACAAGGCTCTTTGGGGGTCTGCGCAGCACTTCTGCCAAGACTGGAGAAATGGTCAAGACCATTCAGGCCACCCTGGGGGCCTCCTCGCAACGCATTAGCCAGAATTCTGAGAGCATGCATGACCTGGTGTTGCAGGTCATGGGCCTGCAGCTACAGCTGGACAATATCTCCTCCTTTTTGGATGACCATGAGGAGAACATGCATGACCTCCAATACCACACCCGATATGCCCAGAACCGCACAGTGGAGAGGTTTGAGTCTCTGGAAGGACGCATGGCTTCACATGAGATCGAAATAGGCACCATCTTCACCAATATCAACGCCACTGACAATCACGTGCATAGCATGCTCAAGTACCTGGATGATGTGCGGCTGTCCTGCACCCTGGGCTTCCATACCCACGCTGAGGAACTCTACTACCTAAATAAGTCCGTCTCCCTCATGCTGGGCACCACAGATTTGCTCAGGGAGCGCTTCAGTCTGCTCAGTGCTCGCTTGGATTTCAATGTCCGAAACCTCTCCATGATCATGGAGGAGATGAAGGCTGTGGACACACAGCATGGAGAAATTCTTCGAAATGTCACCATTATCCGAG GTGTCCCCGGGCCTCCAGGACCAAGAGGACTCAAAGGAGATGCAGGAATAAAAGGACCTCTTGGTAACAGAGGACCCAAGGGGGATTCCGGCAGTCTGGGTCCCCCCGGACGTCAGGGTCCTCAGGGGCCGCCTGGGGAGCCAGGACCTGTCGGGGAGAGAGGGCCAGCTGGACCCCGAGGCTTTTCAGGACTCAAAGGCTCAAAGGGCAGCTTTGGCACTGGAGGGCCAAGGGGGCAGCCAGGACCCAAAGGAGATGTGGGACCCCCAGGGCCAGAGGGGCCCCCAGGGTCTCCAGGACCCTCAGGGCCTCAGGGAAAGCCAGGGATTTCAGGAAAGACAGGGTCACCAGGTCAGCGGGGAGCCACAGGGCCTAAGGGTGAACCAGGCATCCAGGGTCCCCCTGGATTACCTGGGCCTCCAGGCCCTCCAGGGAACTCGAGCCCCTACTGA